A region of Nodularia sp. LEGE 06071 DNA encodes the following proteins:
- a CDS encoding glycosyltransferase family 2 protein, producing MSKNPPKVSIGLPVYNGEKFIKAALDSLLAQTFTDFELIISDNASTDNTEEICRAYAAQDERIRYYRNNSNLGCSRNFNRVFELSVGEYFKWAAYDDLHAPDFLIKCVEILDNHPTVVLCHSHVSLIDENGDFLQNYNIKLNTDSQKPHKRFHELLTKHLCYQCYGLIRASALRKIPPMGSYGTADGILLLRIGLLGQFYEIPEYLFFARTHSQQSLSMFFPNHHLLTKDKTEHSQSILPDFYAYTVWFDSAKKGKILFPHWRILWEYMLSVWLFPLTLQQRLRCHISIYQQLHGTEYLLLQDLFKAAQIICQPWQSYVRKKEHIIP from the coding sequence ATGAGCAAAAATCCGCCGAAAGTTAGCATTGGATTACCTGTATACAATGGCGAAAAATTTATCAAAGCCGCCCTCGATTCACTGTTAGCTCAAACTTTTACAGATTTCGAGTTAATCATTTCAGATAATGCCTCAACAGATAATACTGAAGAAATTTGTCGAGCTTATGCGGCTCAAGACGAACGTATTCGTTATTACCGCAATAATAGTAATCTCGGTTGTTCGCGTAACTTCAATCGTGTGTTTGAATTGTCTGTGGGCGAATACTTTAAATGGGCAGCTTATGATGATTTACACGCTCCCGATTTTCTCATAAAATGTGTTGAAATACTTGACAATCACCCCACAGTAGTATTGTGCCATTCTCATGTATCTTTGATTGATGAAAATGGTGATTTTCTGCAAAACTATAATATTAAACTCAACACTGATTCACAAAAACCTCACAAGCGTTTTCACGAGTTGCTGACCAAGCATCTCTGCTATCAGTGTTATGGACTAATTCGCGCCAGCGCTCTCAGAAAAATACCACCGATGGGTAGTTATGGTACGGCGGATGGCATTTTATTGTTAAGAATTGGTTTACTGGGGCAGTTTTATGAAATTCCTGAATACCTGTTCTTTGCTAGAACCCATTCGCAACAATCATTGAGTATGTTTTTTCCCAATCATCATTTATTGACGAAGGATAAAACTGAACATAGTCAGAGCATTTTGCCGGATTTTTATGCCTATACGGTTTGGTTTGATTCAGCTAAAAAAGGAAAAATATTATTTCCACATTGGAGAATTCTTTGGGAATATATGCTTTCTGTATGGCTGTTTCCCCTGACTTTGCAGCAGCGTCTACGTTGCCATATCAGTATTTATCAGCAGTTGCACGGTACAGAATATCTGTTGCTTCAAGATTTATTTAAGGCGGCTCAAATTATTTGTCAACCTTGGCAATCTTATGTCAGAAAGAAAGAGCATATCATCCCTTAA
- a CDS encoding glycosyltransferase gives MNDLVIFLCRCLTISLVIQVCLMLVFLWHLCSDKINLLADEELPKTAVILCLRGADPFLSDCLQALLHQNYPEYDLKLVVDRMEDPAWTIATDTVQQHGATNVQISPLRFIRKSCSLKCSSLIQAVTQLDDSYQAIAFVDADTIVHANWLRELVTPLADPNVGATTGNRWFVPTGSHWGSIVRYLWNVSAVVQMYLYGIPWGGTLAVKTEVLHQTRLLDKWGQAFCEDTMMRRILGKHKMQIKFVPSLIMLNQEECNLSGLKSWMQRQLIFSRLYHPHWLTLVGNAIFTILCPTFLSVLFVAALLTGQWYAAAISLSYYSSYVVALLLIVLFLEQRVQLVMRSDHQPTPQLSVAIICQMLMGIPLTQWVYGFVFLSSLWISKVKWRGITYKFKSPWKIRLVEYRPYQSLDQPAAPNISLN, from the coding sequence ATGAATGACTTGGTAATATTCCTATGTAGATGTTTAACTATTAGCCTGGTTATTCAAGTATGTTTGATGCTGGTCTTTTTATGGCATCTCTGCTCAGACAAAATAAATCTTTTAGCAGATGAAGAGTTACCCAAAACGGCAGTGATTCTTTGCCTACGTGGTGCTGATCCGTTTTTGAGTGATTGTTTGCAGGCACTTTTGCATCAGAATTATCCAGAGTATGATTTAAAATTAGTCGTTGATCGTATGGAAGATCCAGCATGGACAATTGCGACTGATACTGTCCAGCAGCATGGCGCGACTAATGTGCAAATCAGTCCTTTGAGATTTATCCGCAAAAGTTGCAGTCTCAAATGTAGTTCTCTGATTCAAGCTGTGACACAGTTGGACGATTCCTATCAGGCGATCGCATTCGTAGATGCTGATACAATTGTTCATGCTAATTGGCTGCGTGAATTAGTCACTCCTTTAGCTGACCCCAATGTCGGCGCGACCACAGGGAACCGTTGGTTTGTACCTACAGGTAGCCATTGGGGTTCTATCGTCCGGTATCTGTGGAATGTCTCTGCGGTGGTGCAGATGTACTTATATGGCATTCCTTGGGGTGGGACTTTGGCAGTAAAAACAGAAGTTCTGCATCAAACAAGATTGCTGGATAAGTGGGGACAAGCTTTTTGTGAAGATACCATGATGCGGCGGATCTTGGGTAAACATAAAATGCAGATTAAATTTGTCCCTTCTTTGATCATGCTGAATCAGGAAGAGTGCAATTTATCCGGTTTAAAATCCTGGATGCAGCGTCAATTAATCTTTTCCCGACTTTATCACCCCCACTGGTTAACTCTAGTGGGAAACGCCATTTTCACAATCCTCTGTCCTACTTTTTTGAGTGTATTGTTTGTGGCAGCTTTGCTAACTGGACAATGGTACGCTGCGGCTATATCTCTTAGTTACTATAGCAGCTATGTGGTGGCATTACTATTGATTGTACTTTTTTTAGAGCAAAGAGTACAGCTAGTTATGCGCTCTGATCATCAACCCACTCCACAATTATCTGTTGCTATAATTTGCCAGATGTTAATGGGAATTCCCTTAACACAATGGGTTTATGGGTTCGTCTTCCTCTCTTCCCTCTGGATATCAAAAGTTAAGTGGCGCGGGATCACCTATAAATTCAAAAGCCCCTGGAAGATTCGGTTAGTTGAATATCGTCCTTATCAGTCTTTAGATCAACCTGCTGCGCCAAATATTTCTTTGAATTGA
- a CDS encoding DUF2141 domain-containing protein — MWKMNHFSPVLIATLLSIGFAGTVNAEPTVKLTVVVNGINNQNGEICMGIYSSSQGFPMSTDDVIKSACVQPKGSTLTHEFSGLKPGNYAVAIVDDQNGDRQLNKDFFGIPKEGFGISRNPTVSIVTGTPKFHDASILLQKSSKINILMKYSLDS; from the coding sequence ATGTGGAAAATGAATCATTTTAGTCCTGTACTAATAGCTACTTTATTGAGCATTGGCTTTGCCGGAACAGTGAACGCCGAGCCTACTGTAAAACTTACAGTTGTAGTCAATGGTATTAACAACCAAAACGGGGAAATTTGCATGGGCATTTACTCCAGTTCTCAGGGGTTTCCTATGAGTACTGATGATGTCATAAAAAGCGCTTGTGTGCAGCCTAAAGGAAGTACTTTAACTCATGAATTCTCTGGCTTGAAGCCGGGAAATTATGCAGTGGCGATTGTCGATGATCAAAATGGCGATCGCCAATTGAATAAAGACTTTTTCGGCATACCCAAAGAAGGTTTCGGCATTTCTCGAAATCCCACTGTCTCCATCGTAACTGGGACACCAAAGTTTCATGATGCCAGTATTTTATTGCAGAAAAGTAGCAAAATCAACATTTTGATGAAATACTCCCTCGATTCATAA
- a CDS encoding glycosyltransferase — protein MKELTIFITQSLLSWLAIQMCLALVFLFYVRSRPQNLLADEQLPKTAVILCLRGADPYLPNCLEALLNQNYPEYDLKLIVDSQEDPAWQVVSDTINEQGASNVQVSPLRTIRHNCSLKCSSLLQAVSDLDESYKAIALVDADTIVHANWLRELVSPLVDPTVGATTGNRWFVPTDHYWGSLVRYIGNVSTVVQMYLFRVPWGGSLAIKTDVLRQTGLLDKWGQALGEDFMIHKILKEHGMRVKLVPSLIMLNREECEMLGLIESLKRLIFYSRLYHPSWLAIVGDAVSSIFFPCLAILLFLLSLLDTQWDLAALLFSTYCIYTVGLLLVTLILELGVSQIIRSHGHPSTKLSVETIGKILIAIPLTQWVYGLALLSSLWMSTVKWRGIVYRVQNAWNVRLVEYHPYDLLDQPIDSKISL, from the coding sequence ATGAAAGAGTTGACGATATTCATTACTCAGTCTCTGCTGAGTTGGCTGGCTATTCAAATGTGTTTAGCGCTGGTTTTTCTGTTCTACGTGCGATCGCGCCCCCAAAATTTATTAGCCGATGAGCAGTTACCTAAAACGGCGGTGATTCTTTGTCTACGCGGAGCCGATCCCTATTTGCCTAACTGCTTGGAGGCGCTGTTAAATCAGAATTATCCAGAGTACGATTTAAAGCTGATTGTTGATAGTCAGGAAGATCCAGCTTGGCAAGTTGTCAGTGATACTATCAACGAACAAGGAGCCAGCAATGTCCAAGTCAGCCCTCTGAGAACGATACGACACAACTGTAGTCTCAAATGTAGTTCGCTGTTGCAAGCTGTGTCCGATTTAGATGAGTCCTACAAGGCGATCGCATTAGTTGATGCTGATACAATTGTTCATGCTAATTGGCTACGTGAATTAGTTAGTCCTCTGGTTGACCCGACAGTGGGGGCGACGACAGGTAACCGTTGGTTTGTACCCACAGATCACTATTGGGGTTCTTTGGTGCGGTACATCGGTAATGTCTCTACTGTTGTGCAAATGTACCTTTTCCGAGTTCCTTGGGGTGGGAGTTTGGCAATCAAAACAGACGTGCTACGCCAAACAGGGCTGCTAGATAAGTGGGGACAGGCTCTGGGCGAAGATTTTATGATCCACAAGATTCTTAAAGAACATGGAATGCGGGTGAAGCTTGTCCCTTCTCTGATTATGCTGAATCGGGAAGAGTGCGAAATGCTGGGCTTAATAGAATCTCTGAAGCGGCTCATATTCTATTCTCGACTTTACCATCCCAGTTGGTTAGCTATAGTTGGTGATGCGGTTTCTAGCATTTTCTTTCCTTGTCTGGCAATACTTCTGTTTCTGTTATCGTTGTTAGATACACAATGGGATTTAGCAGCTTTATTGTTTTCCACTTATTGCATCTATACTGTGGGATTACTCTTGGTAACGCTGATTTTAGAGTTAGGGGTAAGCCAAATTATTCGCTCTCATGGTCACCCAAGTACAAAATTATCAGTGGAAACAATCGGCAAAATATTAATTGCTATTCCCTTAACACAGTGGGTATATGGGTTAGCTTTGCTATCTTCTCTGTGGATGTCAACTGTGAAATGGCGCGGTATTGTTTATCGTGTGCAGAATGCCTGGAATGTCCGATTAGTTGAATACCATCCTTATGATTTGTTGGATCAACCTATCGATAGCAAAATTTCTCTTTGA
- a CDS encoding NAD-dependent epimerase/dehydratase family protein, translating into MNLQNKTLLITDIEEFVGLRAAELAIAQGMKVRGLQSSADVNKTAQNLGIEIMVGSITDATIAQKACQGVDIVLHTAQMAQEAGAIKEFRAVNVGGTVNMAKAAKNAGVKTFVHLSSVMVYGFNYADGVTESGTLSGDNNPYCQTKIEAETELLPLNAPPDFGVIIIRAGDVYGPGSTSWVVRPISMMRQKLFAYANDGKGVMNHVYVDNLIDAVFLAIEKEIYGEIFNITDGQETSWKEYFLRLAAMEGLAAPMSLPKDEMKLFLKLRAQGQKLFRKKADILPESVDFMSRPYAYSIAKAQNLLDYKPKIDLEDGLRLTQEWLKSTEI; encoded by the coding sequence ATGAATCTCCAAAACAAAACTCTCTTGATTACTGACATTGAGGAATTTGTCGGTTTACGTGCAGCCGAATTAGCCATAGCGCAAGGAATGAAAGTTCGGGGACTACAAAGTTCTGCTGATGTAAATAAAACAGCGCAAAATTTGGGTATTGAGATCATGGTTGGTAGCATTACTGATGCTACTATTGCCCAAAAAGCTTGTCAGGGTGTAGATATTGTTTTACATACTGCTCAAATGGCTCAAGAAGCTGGCGCAATTAAAGAATTTCGGGCGGTAAATGTTGGCGGTACTGTCAATATGGCTAAAGCTGCTAAGAATGCTGGTGTCAAAACTTTTGTCCATCTTTCTAGTGTGATGGTCTACGGCTTTAATTATGCAGATGGCGTTACCGAATCTGGGACTCTTTCCGGTGACAATAATCCCTACTGTCAAACAAAAATAGAAGCTGAAACTGAACTTTTACCCCTAAATGCTCCCCCAGATTTTGGTGTGATTATTATTCGGGCTGGAGATGTTTATGGGCCAGGAAGTACTTCTTGGGTAGTTCGACCAATTTCGATGATGCGCCAAAAATTATTTGCTTATGCTAATGATGGTAAAGGCGTGATGAATCATGTCTATGTAGATAACTTGATTGATGCGGTTTTCCTAGCCATAGAAAAAGAAATCTATGGGGAAATTTTTAACATCACCGATGGTCAAGAAACTTCCTGGAAAGAGTATTTTCTACGTTTAGCAGCAATGGAAGGTTTAGCTGCGCCCATGTCTTTACCCAAAGATGAAATGAAGTTATTTCTCAAGCTGCGCGCCCAAGGACAAAAGCTTTTTCGCAAAAAAGCTGATATTTTGCCAGAGTCTGTCGATTTTATGAGTCGTCCTTATGCCTATTCCATTGCTAAGGCACAAAATTTGTTAGATTATAAACCAAAAATTGACTTAGAAGATGGTTTACGCCTAACACAAGAATGGCTCAAAAGTACTGAGATATAA
- a CDS encoding glycosyltransferase, whose protein sequence is MNKQKLRIALFTGLYAPFLTGVSIAVHQRVRWLLEQGHEVFLIHPEINDQYPKNVSNRPMAGLEELQCFPNFSAYAFPTKPLIFYKSLPQPLHYRHWSDTKLLEKFKPDIIVVEEAPQMRGFYSMFLQGYGRPIGVEYAKKTGTPIISVFHTDIVAYIQYYLGNQIFNLMRPIIPFLVKQSTEVYDRNLFPSQGQLLKYQQMNCQRGEYVPYQGIDCEKFHPRNIIHNPIPEDNRPTILFVGRITAEKNVTQLIDMFPLIAAKIPDVHLVIIGSGPLDEELRRRSQKFEGITIWGESHGTELLGWFARADVFVNPSATENFCTTNTEALASGTPLVAVVAPSSFEQVFPGQNGLLAEANNPQDFADQVVAILANSQLKAEMTEQARPSILKYDWSACTQKFEDKLYEIVDAVKKLERTTV, encoded by the coding sequence ATGAACAAGCAAAAGCTTCGTATTGCTCTGTTTACAGGATTGTATGCTCCTTTTTTAACAGGGGTTTCAATTGCAGTCCACCAAAGGGTTCGCTGGTTACTCGAACAAGGACATGAAGTTTTTCTGATCCATCCAGAAATTAACGATCAATATCCTAAAAATGTTAGCAATCGTCCTATGGCAGGACTGGAAGAATTACAGTGTTTCCCTAATTTTTCTGCTTATGCTTTCCCCACAAAGCCACTAATTTTTTACAAGTCTTTACCCCAACCATTACACTATCGCCATTGGAGTGATACTAAGTTATTAGAAAAGTTTAAACCCGATATTATAGTAGTAGAAGAAGCCCCGCAAATGCGAGGTTTCTATTCAATGTTCTTGCAAGGTTATGGTCGCCCCATTGGGGTTGAATATGCGAAGAAAACGGGGACTCCAATTATTTCTGTTTTCCACACTGATATTGTTGCCTACATTCAATACTATTTGGGTAATCAGATTTTCAATTTGATGCGTCCGATTATTCCTTTTTTAGTCAAGCAGTCCACTGAAGTCTATGATCGCAATTTATTTCCTTCTCAAGGACAACTCCTAAAGTACCAGCAGATGAATTGCCAACGGGGTGAATACGTTCCTTATCAAGGAATTGATTGTGAAAAATTTCACCCCCGAAATATTATCCACAACCCGATTCCCGAAGACAACAGACCAACTATCTTATTTGTGGGACGCATTACGGCGGAAAAAAATGTTACCCAACTTATCGATATGTTTCCGCTAATTGCTGCCAAAATTCCTGATGTTCATTTGGTAATTATTGGTAGTGGCCCCCTAGATGAAGAACTCCGTCGGCGCTCCCAAAAGTTTGAAGGTATTACTATATGGGGTGAGTCTCACGGTACAGAACTTTTAGGTTGGTTTGCTCGTGCAGATGTATTTGTCAACCCTTCTGCGACTGAAAATTTCTGCACGACAAATACCGAAGCGCTGGCTTCCGGTACTCCTTTGGTGGCTGTGGTTGCACCTTCAAGCTTTGAGCAAGTCTTTCCTGGTCAAAACGGCTTGTTAGCTGAAGCGAATAATCCCCAGGATTTTGCGGATCAGGTGGTGGCAATTTTGGCAAATTCTCAACTGAAAGCAGAAATGACTGAACAGGCTCGTCCTTCTATACTTAAATATGATTGGTCGGCGTGTACACAAAAGTTTGAAGATAAGCTTTATGAGATAGTTGACGCT
- the devC gene encoding ABC transporter permease DevC — translation MNFKIPLAWLQLAQQKVRFVVAVAGIAFIVLLTFIQLGFQDALYSSATALHQNLRGDLFLVSSQYKSLTATQSFSRSRLYQTLGFDGVESVSPIYLQFAKLKNPATGEKYSIYVIGFDPGKSVFNIPEVSQNLDKLKIPDIVLFDRISRPEFGPIANNFDTGNTEQTIEIFPFDAPIGYRVRVGGLFSLGPSFGVDGNLIVSDSTFLRINPNTRPAEMIDIGVITLNAGANPETVLQNLKASLPNDIQIFSRQGFIDFEKEYWSVRTPIGFILNLMLTMASVVGVVIVYQILYSNIANQLIAYATLKAIGYANGYLLNVIFQQALILALLGYIPGFICSIGLYSFAMDVTKLPIMMTANNAIIVLVSAVLMCITSGSLAINKLRSADPADIF, via the coding sequence ATGAATTTTAAAATTCCTTTAGCATGGCTACAGCTAGCCCAGCAAAAAGTTCGATTTGTGGTAGCTGTAGCTGGGATTGCTTTCATTGTGCTGCTGACATTTATCCAACTAGGCTTTCAAGATGCACTTTATTCTAGTGCTACTGCACTGCATCAAAATCTCCGAGGCGATTTATTTTTAGTTAGTTCACAATATAAATCTTTGACCGCAACTCAAAGTTTTTCCCGGAGTCGTTTATACCAAACCTTGGGTTTTGATGGTGTAGAGTCAGTTAGCCCCATATATTTGCAATTTGCAAAATTAAAAAACCCAGCCACCGGAGAAAAATATTCCATATATGTGATTGGCTTTGACCCCGGAAAATCTGTATTCAATATACCCGAAGTTTCTCAAAATTTAGACAAACTCAAAATTCCTGATATTGTTCTTTTTGATCGAATTTCGCGACCAGAATTTGGTCCTATCGCTAACAATTTTGATACCGGAAATACAGAACAGACAATTGAAATATTTCCCTTTGATGCTCCCATTGGTTACAGAGTTAGAGTCGGTGGCTTATTCAGCTTAGGTCCTTCCTTTGGTGTAGATGGAAATTTAATTGTCAGTGATTCCACCTTTCTACGAATAAATCCGAATACTCGTCCAGCCGAAATGATTGATATCGGTGTCATCACCTTGAATGCTGGCGCAAATCCAGAGACAGTTTTGCAAAACTTAAAAGCAAGTTTACCGAATGATATCCAAATTTTTAGTCGTCAAGGCTTTATTGATTTTGAGAAAGAGTATTGGTCTGTGAGAACACCCATCGGGTTTATCCTTAACCTCATGCTGACTATGGCTTCTGTGGTTGGTGTCGTCATAGTTTATCAAATCCTTTACAGCAATATTGCTAATCAATTGATTGCCTATGCAACCTTAAAAGCTATTGGATATGCCAATGGATATCTATTAAATGTAATTTTTCAACAAGCTTTAATCCTGGCTTTATTAGGTTATATACCAGGGTTCATCTGTTCCATAGGCTTATATAGTTTTGCTATGGATGTGACCAAATTACCAATCATGATGACTGCTAATAATGCCATCATTGTTTTAGTCTCAGCAGTTTTGATGTGTATAACTTCCGGGTCACTGGCTATCAATAAACTCCGCTCCGCAGACCCGGCTGATATTTTCTAG